A region of Candidatus Neomarinimicrobiota bacterium DNA encodes the following proteins:
- a CDS encoding patatin-like phospholipase family protein encodes MGKKVVRVFIVILFLIIRPVSILSEDCKKLGLALSGGGALGFAHIGVIEVLDSLGIKADYVTGTSMGGIVGGLYAIGYTGREIENLALSIDWLKIFEDKIPRNRLPYFLKRNEGRYHLEFGIENFRPVTKGGLIAGQNIYMTLARLTFPYEYVGDFDKLPIPFRCISVDLITGKEVVHKSGSLAKAIRATMAVPTIFSPVVWGDSLLIDGGLVNNFPADVAKEMGADIVIGVFVFMPMKEIDDIKNTIDVLAQSYTIARNNSMSRNLKYADILIEVPLKGYTPFDFEIGRIKDIIKIGKIAAYKNLDKLIKLKNSDYKRIHDESGLNIPDDKMVIANISIIGRMSISFERLKDIMNISPGDTIDIADLESIIARLKALKEVKSVKYKIRQLADGRVHLELVIEDISPPEISHIEITGCKSFSENFIKRIMGINIGELLDVDRLSEKIERLYSFGYFENITYEIIPQHENKVVLRVNIKEKYLNKVRTGIHLDNRYNLIGLIGYENLSFLFPGVRLDGELIAMGYTQFRLNISCPSRSMDMPFYPYFNTWSLNKPYFIYDNEGIKKASFIDKSKGIDFGFGLLLKNMLNITFDFGSEYQIFKLDIGSIDSLLFPYTKKSLNNLTLRIEFDNLNDSFHPMIGMKMKLEMSDAFKNNPVNYEYRYILSSVDYYNTVGSNTFRAMIFAGFGDKLPICRFFRFGGRKDFIGADYDQLTLSDVVFFRFDYGYNITKIFRPYVSISYAPYYRFDYKKQAVNGGNNLLGFGAGLLIFTPLGPIDLVLSNGEKNIYHKGHRAFYFYFSAGIVL; translated from the coding sequence ATGGGAAAAAAAGTAGTAAGAGTATTTATAGTAATATTATTCCTAATAATAAGACCAGTCTCAATATTATCAGAAGATTGTAAAAAGCTTGGTTTAGCTCTTTCTGGTGGAGGAGCATTAGGGTTTGCTCATATTGGAGTTATAGAAGTTCTTGATTCTCTTGGTATCAAAGCAGACTATGTTACAGGAACAAGTATGGGTGGCATAGTTGGCGGGCTATATGCTATTGGCTATACTGGGAGGGAAATAGAGAACCTTGCTTTATCCATTGATTGGCTAAAAATCTTTGAAGATAAGATACCTCGTAATAGACTGCCATATTTTTTAAAAAGGAACGAAGGGAGATATCATCTGGAGTTTGGAATAGAAAATTTCAGACCCGTAACGAAGGGCGGCTTGATTGCTGGGCAAAACATATATATGACTTTAGCACGCCTTACATTTCCTTATGAATATGTTGGGGATTTTGATAAACTTCCGATACCATTTAGATGTATTTCTGTCGATTTGATAACCGGGAAAGAGGTAGTACATAAAAGCGGTTCTTTAGCGAAAGCGATAAGGGCAACTATGGCAGTGCCCACCATATTCAGTCCGGTTGTCTGGGGTGATTCTCTTCTCATTGATGGTGGTCTGGTTAATAATTTCCCGGCAGATGTTGCAAAGGAAATGGGTGCTGATATTGTTATTGGTGTGTTTGTATTTATGCCCATGAAAGAGATAGATGACATAAAAAATACTATTGACGTTTTAGCTCAATCATATACAATAGCCAGAAATAATAGTATGTCGAGGAATTTGAAATATGCAGATATATTGATTGAGGTTCCTTTGAAAGGATATACGCCCTTTGATTTTGAAATTGGAAGGATAAAAGATATAATAAAGATAGGTAAAATAGCCGCATATAAAAATCTTGATAAATTGATTAAGCTAAAAAATAGCGATTATAAAAGAATACATGATGAATCAGGTTTAAATATACCCGACGATAAAATGGTCATTGCAAATATTTCGATCATCGGGAGAATGAGCATTTCCTTTGAAAGATTAAAGGATATTATGAATATAAGTCCAGGGGATACTATTGATATTGCTGATCTTGAATCCATTATTGCCAGACTAAAGGCATTGAAGGAAGTGAAGAGTGTAAAATATAAGATAAGACAATTGGCGGATGGGAGAGTTCATCTGGAGCTGGTTATAGAAGATATTTCCCCTCCTGAAATTTCACATATTGAGATAACAGGATGTAAGAGTTTCTCAGAGAACTTTATAAAAAGAATTATGGGAATAAATATTGGTGAATTGCTGGATGTTGATAGATTGTCTGAAAAGATAGAACGTCTCTACAGTTTTGGCTATTTTGAAAACATTACCTATGAAATAATTCCTCAGCATGAGAATAAAGTTGTTTTAAGAGTTAATATTAAAGAAAAATACCTTAACAAGGTCAGAACCGGGATACATTTAGACAATCGGTATAATCTGATTGGACTGATAGGCTATGAAAACTTGAGTTTTTTATTTCCAGGAGTGCGTCTTGATGGAGAATTGATAGCTATGGGCTATACACAATTTCGCTTAAATATTAGTTGTCCATCAAGAAGTATGGATATGCCATTTTATCCGTATTTTAATACATGGTCTTTGAATAAACCTTATTTTATTTATGACAATGAAGGCATTAAAAAGGCAAGTTTTATTGATAAAAGCAAAGGTATAGATTTTGGTTTTGGGCTGCTTTTAAAAAATATGCTAAATATAACTTTTGATTTTGGATCCGAATATCAGATTTTTAAACTCGACATAGGTTCTATTGATTCTTTACTTTTCCCCTATACAAAAAAAAGCCTGAACAATTTAACATTAAGGATAGAATTCGATAATCTTAATGATAGTTTTCACCCGATGATCGGTATGAAAATGAAACTTGAGATGTCAGATGCCTTCAAAAATAACCCTGTCAACTATGAATACCGGTATATTTTATCAAGTGTAGACTATTATAATACCGTTGGTAGTAATACCTTCCGAGCTATGATTTTTGCAGGATTTGGAGATAAATTACCTATTTGCAGATTTTTTAGATTCGGTGGCAGAAAAGATTTTATTGGAGCAGATTATGACCAATTAACTCTTAGTGACGTTGTTTTTTTCAGGTTTGATTATGGATACAATATAACTAAAATTTTTAGACCTTATGTCAGTATTAGTTATGCACCATATTATAGATTTGATTATAAAAAACAGGCAGTCAATGGTGGTAATAATTTATTGGGTTTTGGAGCAGGATTATTGATTTTCACACCGCTTGGACCTATTGATTTGGTTTTATCTAATGGCGAAAAAAATATATATCATAAAGGGCATAGAGCCTTCTATTTCTATTTTTCAGCTGGAATTGTTTTATAA
- a CDS encoding glycoside hydrolase family 3 C-terminal domain-containing protein encodes MEIKKLVFIRILIAVISLEIPLLFCNNTERGENKFIDSLISVMTLDEKIGQLVQIDYGTISHERAVELVREGKVGSLFNLGILDNCLKLQRTAVEESRLGIPLIIGQDVIHGFRTIFPIPLAESCAWDPKISERNARIAAIEASACGVHWTFAPMVDIARDARWGRIAEGSGEDPYLGSILASAKVRGFQSNNLSKNNTIVACPKHYVAYGAAEGGRDYNTVEISLITLHEIYLPPFLSAIREGALTIMSAFNEINGVPASANPYTLKSILRDNWKFDGFVVSDYNAVNELIAHGFAKNMKKAAMKAFLAGVDMEMMGYTYFNHMKELVEEGTIQEEQIDKSVRRILKVKYRLGLFNDPYYGNKEREQKEILKKEFVKQARQSARESIVLLKNEGVLPISDKDLPLAVIGPLADSKEDLLGSWSCYGRPEDVISILEALREKYSDRNILYHKGCEIIGGNKKGFQKAIKIAKKAKTILLVLGEASWMSGEAGSRAYIGLPGYQLELAKEIRRNTNKPIIAILVNGRPLAIKWLADNVDAIVESWQLGIQHGPTVVDILSGDYNPSGKLTVTFPQATGQEPIYYNHKNTGRPPVGERRRYVSWYVDLPYGVLYPFGYGLSYSKFDYHDLEIYPRSLSINDTLHIKFKITNKSNIAGKEITQLYIRDISASITRPVKELKRFKKIMISPKETVKIEFKLPIRECGFYNENLEYVIEPGLFKLWVGPNSAEGLEGEFIVK; translated from the coding sequence ATGGAAATTAAAAAATTAGTTTTTATCAGAATACTAATAGCTGTAATTTCTCTCGAAATTCCTCTTTTATTCTGCAATAATACTGAAAGAGGTGAGAACAAATTCATTGACTCCCTCATTTCCGTTATGACCCTCGATGAAAAAATTGGTCAGCTGGTCCAGATTGATTATGGAACGATCAGTCATGAAAGGGCTGTCGAACTTGTTAGAGAAGGTAAGGTTGGGTCTCTATTTAATCTTGGAATTCTTGATAACTGCCTTAAATTACAAAGGACTGCCGTCGAAGAATCTAGGCTGGGAATACCACTTATAATCGGACAGGATGTTATACATGGATTCAGAACCATTTTCCCAATTCCACTTGCTGAATCTTGTGCATGGGACCCAAAGATATCAGAAAGAAATGCTCGTATTGCTGCTATTGAAGCCTCTGCCTGTGGAGTTCACTGGACATTTGCACCAATGGTCGATATTGCGCGCGATGCTCGTTGGGGTAGAATAGCTGAAGGATCTGGAGAAGATCCTTATCTCGGTTCTATTCTTGCTTCTGCGAAAGTCAGAGGTTTCCAGAGTAACAATTTGAGTAAGAACAATACAATCGTTGCATGTCCAAAACACTACGTAGCTTACGGGGCTGCCGAGGGTGGAAGAGACTATAATACTGTTGAAATATCGCTTATCACTTTACACGAAATATACCTACCACCATTCCTCTCTGCAATTAGAGAAGGTGCATTAACAATAATGTCAGCATTCAACGAGATAAATGGAGTCCCAGCATCCGCCAATCCCTATACCTTAAAGAGTATATTGCGAGATAATTGGAAATTTGACGGATTCGTTGTAAGTGATTATAATGCTGTCAATGAACTTATTGCCCACGGATTTGCTAAAAATATGAAAAAAGCCGCCATGAAGGCATTTTTAGCTGGAGTTGATATGGAAATGATGGGTTATACTTATTTTAACCATATGAAGGAGTTAGTCGAGGAGGGTACAATTCAGGAGGAACAAATTGATAAATCAGTTAGAAGAATTTTAAAAGTAAAATACAGACTTGGTCTCTTTAATGATCCCTATTATGGCAACAAAGAAAGGGAACAGAAGGAAATTCTTAAAAAAGAGTTCGTAAAACAGGCACGACAATCTGCAAGAGAGTCAATTGTATTACTAAAAAATGAGGGTGTATTACCTATAAGTGATAAAGATTTACCATTAGCTGTAATTGGTCCATTAGCCGATAGCAAAGAAGATCTGCTAGGATCATGGTCATGCTACGGTAGACCAGAAGATGTTATATCAATATTAGAAGCTCTTAGAGAAAAATACAGTGATAGAAATATATTATATCATAAAGGTTGTGAAATAATAGGTGGTAATAAAAAAGGTTTTCAAAAAGCAATTAAAATAGCAAAGAAGGCAAAAACCATTCTACTTGTGTTGGGAGAAGCAAGCTGGATGAGCGGTGAGGCTGGTAGTAGAGCTTATATTGGACTCCCAGGTTATCAGCTTGAACTAGCAAAAGAAATAAGAAGAAACACCAATAAGCCTATAATTGCTATCCTTGTGAATGGCAGACCTCTAGCAATAAAATGGCTTGCTGACAATGTAGATGCAATTGTTGAAAGCTGGCAATTAGGTATCCAGCATGGACCTACAGTTGTGGACATTTTATCGGGAGATTATAATCCTTCAGGAAAACTAACCGTAACTTTTCCACAAGCTACAGGACAGGAACCCATCTACTATAACCATAAGAACACAGGAAGACCCCCTGTAGGTGAAAGAAGGAGATATGTTTCCTGGTACGTGGATTTACCCTATGGTGTATTATATCCGTTCGGCTATGGATTGAGCTATTCCAAATTCGACTACCATGATCTTGAAATCTATCCAAGAAGTCTTTCGATAAATGACACATTACATATAAAATTTAAAATTACAAACAAAAGTAATATAGCAGGCAAAGAAATTACCCAACTCTATATTAGAGATATCTCGGCCAGCATTACAAGACCCGTTAAAGAATTAAAAAGGTTTAAAAAGATAATGATTAGTCCAAAAGAAACAGTAAAAATAGAATTTAAACTACCGATTAGAGAATGTGGATTTTATAATGAAAATCTTGAATATGTTATTGAACCGGGATTATTTAAATTGTGGGTAGGACCAAATTCAGCTGAAGGACTAGAAGGAGAGTTCATCGTCAAATGA
- a CDS encoding cation:proton antiporter — protein MVTPGILVLFGIGVIGGILSATVAKKLKIPQVLGYIVMGLIIGESGFRIVTTEDVLKLNQFNFFALGVIGFLVGSEIKFSTFRKYGKQISSILVAEGMLAFILVGIACTVVLYKVTNNFQISLASGIVFGAIASATDPASTVNVLWEYRAAGILTTTIIAIVALDDALAMTLYGIGTGVAQVLSGGGSELSENIIKMLLELFGSVGLGLLSGIIVDRVVKRSSNHEMNTAIAIGVLLLLLGVCVRYDMDVILAAMSMGITLVNLSPKRSKELINRINAFSIPIYILFFVLVGARLTIAKMPLWLWTIVVLYVLLRSIGKMAGVIIGGRLSRAQKVVQKYAGMALFAQGGVAIGLSIMATAHLANVKVGSGLSLGDVIIFGVTATTFIVQIIGPPMVKLAVTLAGEVNRKITEDDIINELTVKEVVSTDIVPVFEDTTVTDVISLLGESKHGILPVLDKSNRLLGIITVNEIKDVLTDSSLWDMLVATDIMEPAKEFVKENQQLTDAIKIMDQLQIEQLPVVSSQDSIFKGIIDRKTIRNSVREKLLQLSAY, from the coding sequence ATGGTGACTCCTGGTATTCTGGTGCTTTTCGGTATAGGAGTAATTGGTGGTATTTTAAGTGCAACAGTTGCTAAAAAGTTAAAGATTCCGCAGGTTCTGGGATATATTGTTATGGGTCTGATAATCGGTGAAAGTGGTTTCAGGATTGTTACGACTGAAGATGTTCTGAAGTTGAATCAGTTCAACTTTTTTGCCCTTGGAGTTATAGGCTTTCTTGTTGGCTCAGAGATAAAATTTTCCACATTTAGAAAATATGGGAAGCAGATTTCATCTATTCTTGTAGCTGAAGGTATGTTAGCCTTTATTCTTGTTGGGATTGCCTGTACTGTAGTTTTGTACAAGGTTACCAATAATTTTCAAATTTCCCTTGCGTCGGGTATTGTTTTTGGCGCCATAGCGTCAGCAACGGATCCGGCATCTACGGTTAACGTATTGTGGGAGTATAGAGCGGCAGGGATATTAACTACAACTATTATCGCAATAGTTGCTTTGGATGATGCTCTTGCAATGACCCTATATGGAATAGGGACTGGTGTTGCACAGGTTCTGTCAGGCGGAGGTTCGGAGTTATCTGAAAATATTATAAAAATGCTCTTGGAATTGTTTGGCTCTGTGGGGTTAGGTTTATTGAGTGGGATTATTGTTGATCGTGTTGTAAAAAGGTCATCAAATCATGAAATGAATACTGCTATTGCGATAGGTGTATTATTGTTGTTGCTCGGAGTATGTGTAAGATATGATATGGATGTTATTCTGGCTGCTATGTCAATGGGTATTACCCTTGTGAATTTGAGTCCAAAAAGGAGCAAAGAGCTGATAAATCGAATAAATGCATTTTCAATCCCAATTTATATTCTATTTTTTGTTCTTGTAGGTGCAAGGTTAACTATTGCGAAAATGCCCTTATGGCTATGGACTATTGTAGTTCTATATGTTCTTTTAAGATCAATAGGGAAAATGGCTGGAGTGATAATAGGTGGTAGATTATCGAGAGCTCAAAAGGTTGTTCAAAAGTATGCTGGTATGGCTCTTTTTGCTCAGGGTGGTGTGGCTATCGGTTTATCAATAATGGCAACTGCACACTTGGCAAATGTAAAAGTTGGGTCTGGATTGTCATTGGGAGATGTTATTATATTTGGTGTTACAGCTACTACTTTTATTGTTCAGATAATTGGTCCACCAATGGTAAAGCTTGCAGTTACACTTGCTGGTGAGGTGAATAGAAAGATAACAGAAGATGATATAATCAATGAACTAACTGTTAAGGAGGTGGTATCCACCGATATTGTGCCGGTATTTGAGGATACTACTGTAACAGATGTTATTTCACTCCTGGGGGAAAGTAAACACGGAATTCTTCCGGTGCTTGATAAAAGCAACAGATTACTGGGGATAATTACAGTTAATGAGATTAAAGACGTGTTAACAGATAGCAGTCTCTGGGATATGCTTGTCGCCACTGATATTATGGAACCTGCAAAAGAGTTTGTAAAAGAAAACCAACAACTTACTGATGCCATTAAAATTATGGATCAGCTCCAAATAGAGCAACTGCCCGTAGTATCCTCACAGGATTCAATTTTTAAAGGGATTATAGATAGAAAAACAATCAGAAATAGCGTTCGTGAGAAACTGCTTCAGTTATCGGCTTATTAA
- a CDS encoding PTS sugar transporter subunit IIA, with protein MMDEIMTLEEVAKYLKVSERTVINWVNRGELPGGKIGTTWRFKREDIEKWVNRKLGSGFATSSEYISIARILSPDRVLILKNINKEKALDAIIEKVSKIEGMPDKEKLKEAVTRREQIMSTGIGFGIAVPHIRIEGVDDVVMAMGVNKEGINDYESLDGKPVHIVVLLVAGVGQHVQYLKALSRVSKILRDQNLRNEIINKDNPLEIYNLLVKKEMEL; from the coding sequence ATGATGGATGAAATAATGACCCTTGAAGAGGTTGCTAAATATTTGAAGGTATCAGAAAGGACGGTTATTAATTGGGTGAACAGAGGTGAGTTACCTGGAGGTAAGATAGGGACAACCTGGCGTTTTAAAAGGGAGGATATAGAAAAATGGGTTAATCGAAAACTTGGCTCTGGTTTTGCTACATCAAGTGAATATATATCTATTGCAAGGATATTATCACCTGATAGGGTACTTATACTTAAAAATATAAATAAAGAAAAAGCTCTGGATGCGATTATTGAGAAGGTTTCCAAGATTGAGGGCATGCCGGATAAAGAGAAGTTAAAAGAAGCTGTTACCAGAAGAGAGCAAATAATGAGTACTGGAATTGGTTTTGGAATTGCCGTTCCCCATATACGTATTGAAGGTGTTGATGATGTTGTAATGGCAATGGGTGTGAATAAAGAAGGAATCAACGATTATGAGTCCCTTGATGGTAAACCTGTCCACATTGTTGTATTATTAGTAGCTGGAGTGGGACAGCATGTGCAGTATTTAAAGGCACTATCAAGGGTATCAAAAATTTTACGTGATCAGAATCTGCGTAATGAAATTATCAATAAAGATAACCCACTGGAAATTTATAACCTGTTGGTAAAAAAGGAAATGGAGCTATAA
- a CDS encoding DUF4982 domain-containing protein, which translates to MKVCKSAKAILLLVKLILLMNCNKNFIDGYYKRDVNFNKGWKFFRCDTNTIDSNFYRIDFDDGKWETVELPHSPKIEPLVVNNQWQGICWYRKKFNIDKKYYNNKIFIEFEGAMQVADVWVNGAHKVTNYGGYLPFIIDITDDIYFDKENVIAVRLDNRDNPEIPPGKPLKYLDFCYYGGLYRNVKMHILNKIHITDPIFEDIPAGGGIFVRYPFVSKDSARVWVKTHIRNESIQKERIKLVTKLIDNEDDKIILTKEESVDLNPGESEHIIQSLLVKNPKLWHPYHPHLYNLESELWKDGVKIDMIITRIGIRNIKILKEGFFINGIKMFINGTNRHQEYPYIGNALPDNCHYRDAYKIKMAGFDFVRLSHYPQADAFLDACDELGILVMDAIPGWQFFGNEVFQKRSLNNIRKMIRKDRNHPSVIIWEASLNESQMSVEFMKKAHQIAHEEYPGGQCYTAGWQDTVYDVFIPARQHARKPFYWKYYKTSRPMFIAEYGDWEYYAQNAGFKQPEFKNLKPEERTSRQFRADGERRLLQQALNFQEAFNDIRGWNVIGCSNWVMFDYNRGYSDDIESSGVMDIFRLPKFVYNFYRSQRKPNINELEFYRPFVFIASFWNKNSKRFIKVFSNCDSVRLKLNNKEIKKFHFEEGFSENLKYPPYIFELERFVHGKLEAIGYIDGFEVAKHLVVTPSYPHFIDIVVDFSGRKPDGRNKDILFIHAEVKDKNGMVLPDYSKPVRFEVIGPGKLIGKNPINAEAGIATILLEVSTIEGNLILRAESGKIKREIILDKNFNVVK; encoded by the coding sequence ATGAAAGTCTGTAAATCAGCAAAAGCAATTTTACTTTTGGTAAAACTGATATTACTGATGAATTGTAATAAAAACTTTATTGATGGTTACTATAAAAGAGATGTAAATTTTAATAAAGGGTGGAAATTTTTTAGATGTGATACAAATACCATTGATAGTAATTTTTATCGTATTGATTTCGACGATGGTAAATGGGAGACAGTTGAGCTACCACATTCACCGAAGATAGAACCGCTTGTTGTTAACAATCAATGGCAAGGGATATGCTGGTATAGAAAAAAATTTAATATAGATAAAAAGTATTACAACAATAAGATTTTTATAGAATTCGAGGGAGCAATGCAGGTAGCTGATGTCTGGGTAAATGGTGCGCACAAAGTTACTAATTACGGTGGTTATTTGCCATTCATAATCGATATAACTGATGATATTTATTTCGACAAAGAAAATGTTATAGCGGTGAGGCTCGATAACAGAGATAATCCTGAAATCCCACCTGGCAAGCCTTTAAAATATCTGGATTTTTGTTATTACGGAGGTTTATACAGAAATGTTAAAATGCATATATTGAATAAGATCCATATCACGGATCCTATTTTTGAGGATATTCCTGCAGGTGGGGGGATATTTGTTCGGTATCCCTTCGTAAGTAAAGATTCAGCCAGGGTATGGGTTAAGACACATATAAGAAATGAAAGTATACAGAAAGAAAGAATAAAATTAGTAACGAAATTAATTGATAATGAGGATGATAAAATTATTTTAACCAAAGAGGAATCTGTGGACCTAAATCCCGGGGAAAGCGAGCATATTATTCAGTCACTGTTAGTTAAAAACCCAAAACTATGGCATCCCTATCATCCACATCTTTATAACTTGGAGTCGGAATTATGGAAAGACGGAGTGAAAATAGATATGATAATAACGAGGATTGGTATAAGAAATATAAAGATATTAAAAGAAGGATTTTTCATTAATGGAATAAAAATGTTTATTAATGGTACCAATAGACATCAAGAATATCCATACATTGGTAATGCTCTTCCTGATAATTGTCATTATAGAGACGCCTATAAAATAAAAATGGCAGGTTTTGATTTTGTTCGTTTGTCTCATTATCCTCAGGCTGATGCATTTCTCGATGCCTGCGACGAATTGGGAATTCTTGTAATGGATGCAATCCCGGGTTGGCAATTTTTTGGAAATGAGGTATTTCAAAAGAGAAGCTTAAATAATATTAGAAAAATGATAAGAAAAGACAGAAATCATCCGAGTGTAATCATCTGGGAGGCATCATTGAATGAGTCGCAGATGAGTGTGGAATTTATGAAAAAGGCTCATCAGATAGCTCATGAGGAGTATCCAGGGGGTCAGTGTTATACAGCTGGATGGCAGGATACTGTTTATGACGTATTTATACCTGCACGTCAGCATGCAAGGAAACCCTTTTACTGGAAGTATTACAAAACATCCAGACCAATGTTTATTGCTGAATATGGTGACTGGGAGTATTATGCCCAGAATGCTGGCTTTAAGCAGCCCGAATTTAAGAATCTAAAACCTGAGGAGAGGACATCACGACAATTTAGGGCTGATGGAGAAAGAAGATTGTTACAACAGGCATTGAATTTTCAGGAAGCATTTAATGATATTAGAGGTTGGAATGTTATTGGTTGTTCAAATTGGGTAATGTTCGATTATAATCGGGGATATTCTGACGATATTGAGTCGTCAGGTGTTATGGATATTTTTAGGTTGCCAAAGTTTGTTTATAATTTCTATAGGAGCCAAAGGAAACCTAATATTAATGAACTTGAATTTTATAGGCCTTTCGTATTTATTGCATCGTTCTGGAATAAAAATTCAAAAAGGTTTATTAAAGTTTTTTCTAACTGTGATAGTGTAAGGTTGAAACTTAATAATAAGGAAATTAAAAAATTCCACTTTGAGGAGGGGTTTTCTGAAAACCTTAAATATCCACCATATATATTTGAACTGGAAAGATTTGTACATGGGAAGTTGGAAGCAATTGGATATATCGACGGCTTTGAAGTTGCAAAGCATTTAGTAGTAACTCCCAGTTATCCACATTTTATTGATATTGTAGTTGACTTTTCTGGAAGGAAACCAGATGGTAGAAATAAAGATATACTCTTTATCCATGCAGAAGTAAAGGATAAAAATGGAATGGTATTACCTGATTATTCGAAACCCGTGAGGTTTGAAGTTATCGGCCCCGGAAAATTAATTGGTAAGAACCCAATAAACGCCGAGGCTGGTATTGCTACGATCCTGTTAGAAGTTTCAACAATTGAAGGGAATCTAATACTTAGAGCTGAGAGCGGTAAGATAAAAAGAGAAATTATTTTAGATAAAAATTTTAATGTTGTTAAATAA